DNA from Aphelocoma coerulescens isolate FSJ_1873_10779 chromosome 4A, UR_Acoe_1.0, whole genome shotgun sequence:
TGGGCTCAGCATTTGGCTTCACTCCTGCTCCTCGGCTTCATAACTGTTACATAAAATAAGAGTAAGGTGCTGATTACAGTCATTAGGTAACACCTAGGCCTCAACTCCACCAGGCTGCCCTGTATTTTGGGATCTTGCTGTCGTGCCGGTGATTCCAGCTGAGTTTTGGCAGTTAACCTGGGCTGTGTGATGGAAGTGTGCATGTGATGGCACGCATGGGTACACGCCCTGGGAACACCTAGTGAGATTATTTTGCACTTCCAGTCTGGTTGAGATGTTTGGACAGTACGGGTCAGGTCCTGTGAACAGATGTGTGTGTGCAGGTTCCTGCCAGATTGTGAAATGTTGTTTTTTCCCAAGAGTTGAAATGATTTTTAGGGACAAGGTACTTAGATGCTTGTTTTCAGAATCTGTCTCTGCTGAGCTTCCATTTCCACATGCTGCAGCATGGTTTTCTGGAGTTTCTCTTGGGCTAGGCTGACTTCAGGCAGGCTGAATTTCATCCTTCCTTACCTGAGACccttttcttggttttattcCTTCCTCCTCATACTCTTTTCTCACCTTCATGTTGCATCTCCATCATTTACTTCTTCAGCCTCAGTTGCCTTTGTTctttcaccttttctgcacagattttttccccccctttccttcTGTCATTGTGCCTTTCTGTGGTTCCTTGctgcctgccttcctctgcTCGGTGTGACGTCTCCTCCTGTTTTGCTTTCTATTTGGAGCTTTCTGCCCTTGTTTCAGTGCTTTGGGGTGGGAGCATCtgtgcttttccagcctcagttaTTTTGCTGCATGGCTCCTCTTAATCTCATGTTCTTTGGGTTCCTGGCAGTTGGCTCTTCCTGTTGTCACTTCTTTTCTCGCACAAAGGCAATCCTCTTTGGAGAATAAGGTAAGACTTGGAAGAATCTGGCTGGGCAGGAACAAGACAGATGAAAAGCAGTGAGAATTGTCTATTCTAGGCATCCAAGCATGAAGGAGATCTTCAGAAATGTCAGACTCATCACATGATGGTGCAGTGCTCTGGCTTGGTGGAACCAGCAGTACTGGGTCAATTACCTGTCTGCGTAACACTGAAGCTAAGACTCAAGAAACCAGAGTACTGCTGAACATAGCCAGTGCGACAATAACTCTACCGCTGGCTTCAGTCCTACTGCGCTAGATCAAACAACAACAGACTAGGTCTGTGTCTGAGAGAACCTAAAAGTACTTGTTCCCAGTAAAGAAAGCTTCTAGAACAGtgacttaaaattttttttggttttgttttggcttttttttgccggggtggggtgggtgggggagTAGCAGGGAGCTCATCAGGAAATAATTCCACCCTGGTTACCTAGTTTTTCCTGGCTTTCAGTTTGCACTTGCTAGAAGCACTACCTAGGAAGAGACATCTGGAGCAGCTGAGTGCAGGCCTCGCTACAGCAGTAAATCATGtcagaaaaatgcatttctgaaaCTGGTCAAGTGCTATCTGAAATGTGGATATGTGGCTTGGgctttttgcttctgctggaaTGCAGCTCCAGAACTGGCTAAGCCAGATGGTTTGGTGGTTGGCATGTGTTCACTTCCCTGGctgcctgtttttcttttgtactgGCAGATCTTAGCCTAAAGCCTGTCCAGTCTTCCTGCATGGAGGTCTATGGATCCCCTCATGCCTAatgtgtgtccctgcccatcttTCTGCAGGTTGTCTACTTTACTGCACTCTTCCCATATGTCATCCTGCTCATCTTGCTGGTGCGAGGTGCCACCCTGGAAGGTGCTTTGGATGGCATTGAATACTACATTGGGAGACAGTCCAACATCACGAAGCTGATGGAGGCAGAGGTGAGAAGTAGCATCAGCCTAAGAAGTGTGACACACTTCCGTGGTTCTGTGGGCTTGCTTCTTTTTTATTCAGTCAGGTGCTTCATGTCCTGCCCTGTATTTTGCATCAGCAGCTGGTTGTGTAAAAAGTCCAAGCCCCTATTCCAGCTACTCTTAAACTGAAAGATAGTCACcttcttccccctccctgccatACCAGTGATGACAACTGTGTTATTGCCTCTAAACAGTTCTTGGGGGTCATGCTGGAATTTCATCTTAGCAAGACCTGCTGAGAAAGTTCTTGCTGATAATTGCTGAAGGGATCCCTGAGTTTGAAATTCAGGCTGTACCTTGCCTGGGAAATTAGCTTGGGTAATTAGGTGGACCAGGAAGGGTACCTTGTGCAAAGAAAGTTGGGACTTATTTTGTTCTGGCTTATGCCAATATTATTTCCGTTTTATCAAAAGCAAGAGTTAGTTGTGATATTTATTTGTGGTACTTATGTGAGTGCTTAGCACTAATTGAGGGGCTGCATCAGAGGCAGAAGTGGTTTGTCTGGGTCACACAAGTGGGAGGGTACGTGGAAATTCTCActcctgcagccagccctggtTGTCCTTATTTGTTGCCTCTGTGCCAAGATTCATATCTCAACAGCCCACCTATGTGAACAAATTGAATCTCTTCTTCAGGGCTAGCCCAGTAAGATTTAAGTATTTGGCAGCATGCTTGGGATGTGACCTTTGGAGATCATGGAGATATTATTTGTGATTGAGACTGCAAGGTCACCAGTGTGCTATATTCTATCTTCCCTAAAATTTATATGAAATAAATTAGATATTCAggctgaatggaaaaaaaaaaatacccttgGGTTTCAGTGGAGGGAAGACTTAAATGTTTATGATAAGTACTGCAAGTAATACAGTAATTCCCATGTTCTTATTTTTGGTAGGTTTGGAAAGATGCAGCCACCCAGATATTTTACTCCCTGTCTGTGGCATGGGGCGGGCTTGTTGCTTTGTCTTCATACAACAAGTTCCACAACAACTGCTACTCAGATGCCATTCTAGTTTGTGTAACCAACTGTGTCACCAGCATATTTGCTGGGTTTGCAATATTCTCCATCCTGGGACATATGGCATTTGTGTCTGAGAGACCTGTCTCAGAAGTTGTGGATTCAGGTAGGCTGATGGTCACGCTGTTGGTATCGGGACTTGGATTGACCAAGGCATGACAATAACATCCTTCTTTTCACTGCATTCCAGGGTTTGATCTGGCCTTTGTAGCCTACCCAGAGGCTCTCTCCAAGTTACCAGTTTCTCCTCTGTGGtccttcttatttttcttcatgcttCTGCTCCTGGGCCTTGACTCCCAGTTTGCCACCATAGGTGAGTGGGGTTTTAAGTGACTCATGGCTTTTCAAATGACTATTGCCTTTCTTAATTGTGCTGCTCAAACTCCCTACTTCTTCCTTTGCAGAAACACTTACAACCACCATTCAAGATATATATCCCAAAGTGATGAAAAAATTAAGAATGCCTGTAACCCTGGGTCTGTGTACACTGCTCTTTTTTCTCGGGCTTATCTGTGTTACTCAGGTAAGAAATTAAGATGTTTTGGTAGTGAGTTTAGTTATGCTGCAAGTGATGAACTCAAATCAAAATACCCTTTCCAACTGTTCCTGTCTGTGCGGATTAGTCTTAGAGACTCTTGAATTTCGACAGTGTGCCTGGACACGCGAGTAAGAAATTCCCAGGGGGAAGCTTGAAGAACCTAAGGTTTTCTGTGATTATTGAACTGAGACATGCTTTTAAATAGAAAGCCTGTACAAAGCCTGTGAACTATAAGACTGATTTATCATTCCTCGGTTCAGGAATTTATTTGTGTAATCACAAGTACATGCATACAACATGTCCGTGGCACAGTGGGTACTGCTAATAAATGCTGATGGGATCTTTTTGTTCAGAACTCGCTACCAAACAGGATAGGAATTGAGAAATGGCCTACTCATGTaataaaaacaaatagaaacattagctcatgagcATCTGTAGATTGCATGGTTacttcttctgtgtgtgtgtatatataaaaatagtcatacagaaaaggaattttaagTATACTGTGTAAAATTTGTTGAGGCAATTGCTTTTAAGGCTATAAAGGTTTACTGCAATTACTCCATCTAGAAATGCAGATTTATGTGTGTAATTAGACTGCGAATGTGAAGGAGGTAATTGTGGTGAGTAGTCAGTTGTATGGTCAAGCAAAGTACGCAAGTCATGAAACAGGATGGGGGGGAAGCTTGCAAGGGACTTAGTACACAAGAGCATGAAATGGCTCAGAGATTGTTTCCTGCTCTGTGATCCATGCTTGTGTTTAAAGCTGAGCTTAACCCCATGGAGAAGTTGTGCATGTAGGAGGATAGAAGCATCCCAGAACTGATAACTGGTATAGCTACTGCTGTAGCTCAGTGTAAGGACTTCAGCACCAACTTTATTCCTGTAAGCTCCAAATTTAAATCTTGCTCTCAGCTGTTTATATATGCTCTGCATATACATAGATCTTGGTTTTAGCATCTATAGTATTTTGCTAGATGTGCTTTTCAACTTTACATAGAgggatttaaagaaaataatattcacAAATCTTTACTTGGCCTGGAGAACTGTGAACTTAAAAACTCAGAGTTGTGATTAGTTAAAAGTGTCTTGAACAAACGCATCTTATATTTTTGCGTAAGTATGTTACTACTCAAACTTTAACCTTTAATGCTTGTTCTGCAGGCAGGAATTTACTGGGTTAACCTAATAGATCACTTCTGTGCTGGATGGGGAATCCTTATTGCAGCTGTCCTGGAGATAATAGGCATCATCTACATTTATGGTAAATTATTTCCAttgaaaatacataaataaactaAGCAATCCCAGGAACAGTGTATATCACAGAGTTACAGCATGGTTTTGggtggaagggactttaaagatcatcccattccaaccccctgccaggggcagggacaccttccactagaccaggtttctcaaagccccacccagcctggcagggagcagggatatTGAGCAGTGCCAGGGATATTAAATACTAATTAGTGCAATAAAGAATTTATAACTTAATCATCtgaataataatataataataaaagcTTTAATAATTAATGCTGAACTGGAGAAACTTTCCTTGATCATTGCCTTTCTTTGATCACTTTTGAGTATGCCCACGTGCAAGGGAGGCACCTGCTTTACAGTGAGCCCCATGATTGTCTTCCAACAGGAGGAAACAGGTTCATTGAAGACATTGAAATGATGATTGGAAAGAAGAGCTGTTTATTCTGGCTGTGGTGGAGAATATGCTGGTTTTTCATCACTCCTGTGCTGTTAATGGTGAGTGCACATGACTGGATTGTGTTAGTGTGACAGAACTTAGTAATTTAATATTGAAGAGGTTTCCACGTGAAGATTCAGGGTTGACTGCCCAGTCTATGTGTATAAAAATGGGGCATAGCTGTGCCAGTGAAGTGAACTCTGGGCTGTCTCTGTTTTCTGATACATTCCCTCCTCCTTTGATCCTCTCCAGGACAGGCTGGAGCTTGAGATCAGTTACTAGTGAGCTGGGTCTACACTCCCAAGGACTAACATAGAGCAACTAGATCCTCTGTCTTGGCAGCTGGATTATCTTAATTTTAGACAGAGATTGGTTTGAAAACCTTTTGAGGgaaatcccatttttgggtcAGATGTTCTGCTGTTCTCCTGTCTGAGACCTTTTAATGTCCTGTTGCATGTCTGGTTTTTGTTACTCCTGTACTTACTAATTGTGAGTGTAGATGGTTGGATTATGTTACTGTGACAGAATTTATTAACATCCCCAATCCAGGAACAGTGGCAAGTCACTCTGGCCAGCACATTACCTGTAATCTGTCCAGACTATAGTTTAGAAAATGCTGCTTAAAACTATCAGATTTTCAAAGCAATATTTGCCAATTTCTAATCTTAGATTTGTTCCTGTATTCCTGTAAGTAGTGGAACATAGGAACACATAAAACATATAGAGAAAGGTACTGGGCCCCAGCCAGCAACATATGTATTATCCAACATAACTTGTTCTCTTAAAATCTTATGTTTATACTTAGTATTAAGGTGCATCTCAGTGTCATTTTTCAGTCCTGCCTTTCAGTCTTGCTGTTTGGTGGTGACTGAACACCAAACGTTCACCAAATGTGCACGACTGTTCTCACAGTCAGAAAGCAAGATGGAACTGTACAGAACTTGTAGACAGCCCTTCTTTTTATTAAACCAGCTTGGAAACAGTGCAAATTTAATGTTGCTGAaaacctgcttttctctcttattgtttttgccattttttccaGACTATTTTGGTCTGGTCTTTGGTCACATTTTCACGTCCCAGTTATGGCTCAGTGTTATACCCAACCTGGGGAACTGCTGTTGGTTGGTGCATGATCATCTTCTGTGTCATCTGGATTCCCATTGTTGCTATTGTAAAAATAGTTAAAGCTGAAGGAAATCTTATTCAGGTAAGGGCAAAAAACCCACTGTCATAGCCtcaaatattaatttctttggTATTATCAGGAGCACTTGTGCTTTCTTCTCCAACACATTGACTACTTTGACATGTTTTTCAACTGGATTTTTAGACCAAAACATTACC
Protein-coding regions in this window:
- the SLC6A14 gene encoding sodium- and chloride-dependent neutral and basic amino acid transporter B(0+) isoform X2, producing MASRDFSLTNEKDAHSSDSDENSERGNWSNKGDYLLSMVGYAVGLGNVWRFPYLTYQNGGGAFLIPYTLMLALAGLPLFFMECSLGQFASLGPVSIWRILPLFQGVGITMVIISTFVTIYYNVIIAYALYYLFASFQKVLPWSDCFSWADEFCSKTRIVSDCNTTLHGKIIHANYSFITSNNLTCINGTINYKPVQFPSEQYWNKVALQRSSGLDETGRIVWYLALCLLLSWMIVGAALFKGIKSSGKVVYFTALFPYVILLILLVRGATLEGALDGIEYYIGRQSNITKLMEAEVWKDAATQIFYSLSVAWGGLVALSSYNKFHNNCYSDAILVCVTNCVTSIFAGFAIFSILGHMAFVSERPVSEVVDSGFDLAFVAYPEALSKLPVSPLWSFLFFFMLLLLGLDSQFATIETLTTTIQDIYPKVMKKLRMPVTLGLCTLLFFLGLICVTQAGIYWVNLIDHFCAGWGILIAAVLEIIGIIYIYGGNRFIEDIEMMIGKKSCLFWLWWRICWFFITPVLLMTILVWSLVTFSRPSYGSVLYPTWGTAVGWCMIIFCVIWIPIVAIVKIVKAEGNLIQRIVSCCRPAANWGPYLECHRGERYSHIVDPKKKKEHEIPTVSAAVYKQQ
- the SLC6A14 gene encoding sodium- and chloride-dependent neutral and basic amino acid transporter B(0+) isoform X4: MVIISTFVTIYYNVIIAYALYYLFASFQKVLPWSDCFSWADEFCSKTRIVSDCNTTLHGKIIHANYSFITSNNLTCINGTINYKPVQFPSEQYWNKVALQRSSGLDETGRIVWYLALCLLLSWMIVGAALFKGIKSSGKVVYFTALFPYVILLILLVRGATLEGALDGIEYYIGRQSNITKLMEAEVWKDAATQIFYSLSVAWGGLVALSSYNKFHNNCYSDAILVCVTNCVTSIFAGFAIFSILGHMAFVSERPVSEVVDSGFDLAFVAYPEALSKLPVSPLWSFLFFFMLLLLGLDSQFATIETLTTTIQDIYPKVMKKLRMPVTLGLCTLLFFLGLICVTQAGIYWVNLIDHFCAGWGILIAAVLEIIGIIYIYGGNRFIEDIEMMIGKKSCLFWLWWRICWFFITPVLLMTILVWSLVTFSRPSYGSVLYPTWGTAVGWCMIIFCVIWIPIVAIVKIVKAEGNLIQRIVSCCRPAANWGPYLECHRGERYSHIVDPKKKKEHEIPTVSAAVYKQQ
- the SLC6A14 gene encoding sodium- and chloride-dependent neutral and basic amino acid transporter B(0+) isoform X3 is translated as MLALAGLPLFFMECSLGQFASLGPVSIWRILPLFQGVGITMVIISTFVTIYYNVIIAYALYYLFASFQKVLPWSDCFSWADEFCSKTRIVSDCNTTLHGKIIHANYSFITSNNLTCINGTINYKPVQFPSEQYWNKVALQRSSGLDETGRIVWYLALCLLLSWMIVGAALFKGIKSSGKVVYFTALFPYVILLILLVRGATLEGALDGIEYYIGRQSNITKLMEAEVWKDAATQIFYSLSVAWGGLVALSSYNKFHNNCYSDAILVCVTNCVTSIFAGFAIFSILGHMAFVSERPVSEVVDSGFDLAFVAYPEALSKLPVSPLWSFLFFFMLLLLGLDSQFATIETLTTTIQDIYPKVMKKLRMPVTLGLCTLLFFLGLICVTQAGIYWVNLIDHFCAGWGILIAAVLEIIGIIYIYGGNRFIEDIEMMIGKKSCLFWLWWRICWFFITPVLLMTILVWSLVTFSRPSYGSVLYPTWGTAVGWCMIIFCVIWIPIVAIVKIVKAEGNLIQRIVSCCRPAANWGPYLECHRGERYSHIVDPKKKKEHEIPTVSAAVYKQQ
- the SLC6A14 gene encoding sodium- and chloride-dependent neutral and basic amino acid transporter B(0+) isoform X1; amino-acid sequence: MGMLSLPGFLSCGKKKDFSLTNEKDAHSSDSDENSERGNWSNKGDYLLSMVGYAVGLGNVWRFPYLTYQNGGGAFLIPYTLMLALAGLPLFFMECSLGQFASLGPVSIWRILPLFQGVGITMVIISTFVTIYYNVIIAYALYYLFASFQKVLPWSDCFSWADEFCSKTRIVSDCNTTLHGKIIHANYSFITSNNLTCINGTINYKPVQFPSEQYWNKVALQRSSGLDETGRIVWYLALCLLLSWMIVGAALFKGIKSSGKVVYFTALFPYVILLILLVRGATLEGALDGIEYYIGRQSNITKLMEAEVWKDAATQIFYSLSVAWGGLVALSSYNKFHNNCYSDAILVCVTNCVTSIFAGFAIFSILGHMAFVSERPVSEVVDSGFDLAFVAYPEALSKLPVSPLWSFLFFFMLLLLGLDSQFATIETLTTTIQDIYPKVMKKLRMPVTLGLCTLLFFLGLICVTQAGIYWVNLIDHFCAGWGILIAAVLEIIGIIYIYGGNRFIEDIEMMIGKKSCLFWLWWRICWFFITPVLLMTILVWSLVTFSRPSYGSVLYPTWGTAVGWCMIIFCVIWIPIVAIVKIVKAEGNLIQRIVSCCRPAANWGPYLECHRGERYSHIVDPKKKKEHEIPTVSAAVYKQQ